Sequence from the Synechococcales cyanobacterium T60_A2020_003 genome:
GGTTTGAGATCCCCATGGGGTTTCTATCAGGATCCAACGAAAACTCGGAATATACTCAGATGAAGTGGCAGGTGTTTGACGCGCAGATCAAGCAAAAGCTGCTGCGCCTTGTCGACCCAGAGGATGGGGTAATTCGTACGGTTTAGCGACGGGGGAAAGGTGGACGAGTTCGGCATTCATAGACCCCACAGTTCGCAGGTTTTGAAAGAATTGCCCTGAAAATAGATGCTCATCCTGGGAGGTGTCGCTAAGGCATCATGGACGATGGGTCTAGAGTTCAAGAGTGGCTGTTAAACTGCGCCTGAGACTAAAGTGCTTTTGCCGAATTGTGGTGATGCGATCGCGCCTACCTATAATTTCACCAATTTGCTAGTATTTTTGCTTGTGTAGAACTAGCCCCCGGATTCGTTCGTCGTTTTATCCCAAATTTTTTTAACCCCATCCACTGTATGAATTCAACTACCAGTTTTACCGCCATCGATCCGATTACGGGCTTACCGATTACACCCTCATCGACGGTTCGCAACTCCGAAGATTCTCTTAAGGAGGCGATCGCCTCTAAGAATTCTAAACAGGAAAGCCAAGAGATTGAGATAGACCTTCGCTCCTCCTTTGAACCCATGACGGTTGAAAAATCCGAGTCAGTTGTTATGCCACTCATAACAGACACTCTATCTCTGACTCAGGCAAAAGACTCTTCATCCACCCAGTCAAAGACCCTGATGCTCGTCGGGGGAGGATGGCAATATCCCGCAACAAAAGATCCCTATGGAGTCTCTATTTATCTGGATTTTCTAGAACGAGCCGGAGGGGTTGACGATGCCAAAATTGGAATCTTTACCACGGCTTCTAGCACCCCTCGCCGAAACGGAAATTATTACGTTCAAGACTTTCAGGATCTCTACGATCTCTATTTGAAAGATGAGTATCCAAACCAATCAATTGATGTCGAGTGGATTCCCTTTACGCTCAACAACCAAGAGAAAAAGAAAAATAATGAAGCCTTTGCTAAGAGTCTGAAAGAGTACACAGGCTTTATCTTTGGTGGCGGCGATCAGTCGTTTATCACCGAAAGCTTTTTCAACGAAGATCCTAAGAAGGGTACTCGCACCACAACCCCCGTCCTTCGTGCCCTAAAACGTCAGTTTAATAACGGTGCTGTGATTGCGGGAACCAGTGCGGGCACAGCCGTTCAAAGCGGCAAACCGATGATTACTGAAGGCGAAAGTTTTGAGTCGCTAGTCAATGATCCTATCCCTCTCATTGGTTCACCTCCGCTGAAGCCTGAACTGTACTACAATCCCCTCGGCGGACTGAATTTATTTAAGTATGGGCTACTAGATACCCACTTCAGTGAGCGTGGACGGCAAGGCCGTATCATTCGTCTGGCGGCGGAAAGTGGGCAGGACGTGGCCTATGGGGTAGATGAGAACACTGCTCTGATTGTGAGCAACATTGACACGCCCAAGGTGAAGATGGACGTCTTGGGTGAAAATGGTGTGTTTATCTCAGATTTGTCAGACGCTAAGGTAAAAGACAAAAAATATTGGTCGATTTCGGGGGTGAATACCACCTACATCACGGAAGGGGATCAATATGATCCGTTGACAAATGCGGCTAAGTTTCCCGATAAGTCGCGTTTTCGCGGCACTTTGGACACTAAGCCAAAATCCCACAATATCTTCAGCCGCAAAAACCGTGAGGGAGCTTGGACTGATCCACGCGAGTTTACGGAGACGGCCATTGATCTGTTTGAAAGTAAGGTAGCGATCGCCAAAGGCAAAACTAGAGAAACGGATCCTGTTCAGTACCAGGTCACGTTAGAGAAAGCGAAGGACTCCCACGGATTTCGTGGGTTTGATGGACAGGATGTGGAGCGCTTGTCGTTTGCCAATTTAAGCGTAGACATTGGCCCTATCCTGTAATAGCTCAGGACTGACCATGCTATACGTGGATTCCTAAAATCATAGGTGACGTTGTGCGGTACTTGTGCAAGGTCGCTTCTTGTAAGGTAGTCATACCAAAACAAAAGTCCAATCGTCATGGCGGGACATCAACTCACTCACTCAAAGCTTCAATTTCACAAATTCAGATCCTACAGCGTTTCTTCAGATGTGGATGAGGAATTCAGCATCGGCGAAAGGAAGGCTACTAAGGCTCCCATGGCAAACCCTGCCACATTGCGAACGATCGGAAGCCAATCCGTAGTCCGCGTGAGCACTGGAGCCAAACCAAAGGCGATGAACAGCATTCCCCAGAGGGGTGAGAAAATAAGCGCCCACTGCCACGCCACAATTTGACCTTGCTTCCGAGGTTGCGCCGCAAATCCCATAATAACCCCACCCAGGATAGACGTTACTAGCGTCAAAATCCACTGCTCTCTCGGCAATCCTGGAACCACATTACATCCACCCTGACGTAGGCATTGCTTAATCGAATCTAGCGCCTCAATGATGGAACGATCCTCACCGTTGTCCTGCACAAAAAACTGATTGCCGTACCGAGTCTGCAACTCAATCCAAAAGGTTCGGGGCAGCAGTTTGTAAAGCTCATCCCCTACGCTGAAGTTCAACAAATTGCCACCGCGTGGATCGGCAATTAACAAAATACTTTTATCGTCTAGCCCCCAGAAGTCCTTCACAGCGCGTCCGGGAGTGCGATCGTACTGGGTCAGCACTCGCAACTTCCATCCAGTTTCAGACTCGAAACTGCTTAGATCCTGATCCAGCTGATCTTGCTGAACGCTAGCCAGGGAATCCGCTAAGTCAATAACGTTTGTCTCAAAATCCGGTAACAGTTCAGGATTATCGTAGGCAAGAGCGGCTGGGGCGATCGCCCACGATGACAGAACCAAAACAGCTACTAGGCAAAAATTCCAGATCCTACGCATAAGCAACTTCAACATAAAGGCTTTCGACACGTCCGCAGTCAGCTCAAAGTGCTGATTAAATAGCTAGATACTCAAAGAATTGCTGAGATGAGTAAATAGTTTGTTACATTTTTTAATGTAATCCTAATAATACGTTCCCTTGCTTATAGCGTCAATTGGGTTTCCTGATTTTTGTTCAACTCTATAGCACAAACCCTTTCAAATGCTTGAGGTGAAAGAGGGTGAGGATTGTTCACAGTGAAATGTAACGCAGGGCTAGGAGGGGTAGATTTCTGAATGACGATCAGGGAAATGCTGAGAAACGGATCACTTAGATCAGTTTTGAGGGTTCAGTTTTGAGTTAGAGATGTACTGTGCAATCGGCGAATCTGTAGCTGTCATTTCCAAAGTTAGGATTAGCCACGCTTGCATAGGAGTCAGAGCATGGGCGAAGAATACCCGTCCGCTCAAGTTCGGGTTGGCACGAACAACAGGCATGGTATCTAGCAAAGCGGGCATCAGGGCGCTCTGCTTCCTAGGAGGCCATACTTGAGTTCTCAAAACTTTTTAGAAAAGCTGATCGTTGGGATGACAGGCTTATTGAAACCAAGTTTTTAAGTTTTGGAAGCGCGGCTTGGTAAAAATTAAGTTCCGGGTTTTATTAAATTTCTGTTCCTTAGCGGAAAACCTGCACAAGGAGTGAGTCGGTTGGATGGGGGTCGGTTGGATGGGGGTCGGTGAGCCCAAAAATTGGACATGACCCTAGCGGTAGCGATCGCCTTAGTTCAGCTTATATAACGAAATGTCAGCAACACTACAGACATGGCAGCATAATTCGCTCTATGTCTAGAAATCAGTGTTAGGATTTCCACAGGATAAATGAAGAAGACTAAGGATAAAGTACTTCATGGTTGCAGAAGTAGACAAGTC
This genomic interval carries:
- a CDS encoding cyanophycinase is translated as MNSTTSFTAIDPITGLPITPSSTVRNSEDSLKEAIASKNSKQESQEIEIDLRSSFEPMTVEKSESVVMPLITDTLSLTQAKDSSSTQSKTLMLVGGGWQYPATKDPYGVSIYLDFLERAGGVDDAKIGIFTTASSTPRRNGNYYVQDFQDLYDLYLKDEYPNQSIDVEWIPFTLNNQEKKKNNEAFAKSLKEYTGFIFGGGDQSFITESFFNEDPKKGTRTTTPVLRALKRQFNNGAVIAGTSAGTAVQSGKPMITEGESFESLVNDPIPLIGSPPLKPELYYNPLGGLNLFKYGLLDTHFSERGRQGRIIRLAAESGQDVAYGVDENTALIVSNIDTPKVKMDVLGENGVFISDLSDAKVKDKKYWSISGVNTTYITEGDQYDPLTNAAKFPDKSRFRGTLDTKPKSHNIFSRKNREGAWTDPREFTETAIDLFESKVAIAKGKTRETDPVQYQVTLEKAKDSHGFRGFDGQDVERLSFANLSVDIGPIL
- a CDS encoding TPM domain-containing protein, which translates into the protein MLKLLMRRIWNFCLVAVLVLSSWAIAPAALAYDNPELLPDFETNVIDLADSLASVQQDQLDQDLSSFESETGWKLRVLTQYDRTPGRAVKDFWGLDDKSILLIADPRGGNLLNFSVGDELYKLLPRTFWIELQTRYGNQFFVQDNGEDRSIIEALDSIKQCLRQGGCNVVPGLPREQWILTLVTSILGGVIMGFAAQPRKQGQIVAWQWALIFSPLWGMLFIAFGLAPVLTRTTDWLPIVRNVAGFAMGALVAFLSPMLNSSSTSEETL